The Sphaerospermopsis torques-reginae ITEP-024 genome has a window encoding:
- a CDS encoding DUF2834 domain-containing protein, with the protein MLRKISFGLIWLGFISYAFLFAPPDNFPESLELITNLSTGNWEGINPVIIALFNIMGIWPLIYSSVLFLDGRGQKIPAWPFATVSFALGAFALLPYLALREPNQEFTGNKNLFLKIFDSRITGILLMLGAVVLFAYGLQGNWSDFIQQWQTSRFIHVMSLDFCMLSLLFPALLGDDMTRRGWKDNQLFWLFALVPFFGALIYLCVRPPVKEQKTDYQMV; encoded by the coding sequence ATGTTGAGAAAAATCTCTTTTGGTTTAATATGGCTAGGATTTATTTCCTACGCCTTTTTATTTGCACCTCCTGATAATTTCCCAGAAAGTTTAGAGTTAATCACCAATCTTTCTACAGGAAACTGGGAAGGTATTAATCCTGTGATTATTGCCTTATTTAATATCATGGGAATATGGCCTTTAATTTACAGTTCCGTATTATTTCTTGATGGTAGAGGGCAAAAAATACCAGCTTGGCCTTTTGCTACAGTTTCCTTTGCTTTAGGTGCGTTTGCACTTTTACCATATCTAGCTTTAAGAGAACCAAATCAAGAATTTACAGGTAATAAAAATCTGTTTCTGAAAATCTTTGATTCTCGCATTACTGGGATTTTATTAATGTTAGGTGCGGTGGTTTTATTTGCTTATGGTTTACAAGGAAATTGGAGTGATTTTATCCAACAATGGCAAACTAGCAGATTTATTCATGTCATGAGTTTAGATTTTTGTATGTTGAGTTTATTATTTCCTGCTTTATTAGGGGATGATATGACGCGACGGGGTTGGAAGGATAATCAATTATTTTGGTTATTTGCTTTAGTTCCTTTTTTTGGGGCGTTGATTTATTTGTGTGTGCGGCCACCTGTGAAGGAACAAAAAACAGATTATCAAATGGTTTGA
- a CDS encoding Rpn family recombination-promoting nuclease/putative transposase, with product MRRDSIFYKLFQQYPFVLFQLLENPPQNAELYKFDSVAVKEPKFEIDGVFLPPESKTKGTVYFSEVQFQKDEQLYERLFAESHLYFYRNRNRFSDWQAVIIYPSRNIEQSDISPHRSLLNGDQVHRIYLDELGDIEQLPLWVGLMVLTTLKESQAPAAARNLLTRSNQENSSNEMILEMITTIMMYRFENLTLREVQVMLGISLERSRAYQEIKQEGRQEGLKESALNLVMRQLTRRLGELPEEAKNNITQLSLSNLENLGEALLDFTSLQDLQSWLSQLQD from the coding sequence ATGCGTAGAGACTCAATTTTTTATAAACTCTTTCAACAATATCCATTTGTCTTATTTCAACTATTGGAAAACCCACCCCAAAATGCAGAATTATATAAATTTGATTCTGTAGCGGTGAAAGAACCGAAATTTGAAATTGACGGAGTGTTTTTACCTCCAGAGAGTAAAACCAAGGGTACTGTTTATTTTAGTGAAGTACAGTTTCAAAAGGATGAACAACTGTATGAGCGATTATTTGCCGAATCTCACTTATATTTCTACCGTAATCGCAATAGATTTAGTGACTGGCAAGCGGTTATAATATATCCATCTCGTAACATAGAACAAAGTGATATATCTCCCCATCGTTCTTTGCTTAACGGCGATCAAGTGCATAGAATATATTTAGATGAATTGGGAGACATTGAACAATTACCCCTATGGGTAGGGTTAATGGTACTGACGACTTTAAAAGAAAGTCAAGCACCAGCAGCAGCTAGGAATTTATTAACCAGAAGTAATCAAGAAAATTCATCCAATGAGATGATTTTAGAAATGATTACTACCATCATGATGTATAGGTTTGAAAATTTGACTTTGCGGGAGGTTCAAGTCATGTTAGGAATTTCATTAGAAAGAAGTCGCGCTTATCAAGAAATTAAACAAGAAGGAAGACAAGAAGGACTTAAAGAGAGTGCTTTAAATTTAGTTATGCGACAACTAACTAGACGTTTAGGAGAGTTACCGGAGGAAGCAAAAAATAATATTACTCAGTTATCTTTGAGCAATTTAGAAAATCTTGGAGAAGCATTGTTAGACTTTACCAGTTTACAAGATTTACAAAGTTGGTTAAGTCAATTGCAAGATTAA
- the cysE gene encoding serine O-acetyltransferase — MLSTLRADFRIIFERDPAARNWLEVLFCYPGLQALIFHRLAHWLRAVGIPFIPRLISHIARFLTGIEIHPGAVIGKGVFIDHGMGVVIGETAIVGDYALIYQGVTLGGTGKESGKRHPTLGENVVVGAGAKVLGNLQIGNNVRIGAGSVVLRDVPSDCTVVGIPGRIVYRSGVKVSPLEHNNLPDSEAQVIRSLLDRIETLEEKIETLQNPVKVPVLVGKYIQVDELPKEHNFCNLRDKTIQEFLDGAGI, encoded by the coding sequence ATGCTATCTACACTGCGTGCCGACTTTCGCATCATTTTTGAACGTGACCCAGCAGCCCGGAACTGGTTGGAAGTTTTGTTTTGTTATCCTGGTTTACAGGCTTTAATCTTCCATAGACTAGCTCACTGGCTGCGTGCTGTTGGTATTCCCTTTATTCCCCGGCTAATTTCTCATATTGCTCGGTTTTTAACCGGTATTGAAATTCACCCTGGTGCTGTTATTGGTAAAGGCGTATTTATTGACCACGGTATGGGAGTTGTCATTGGTGAAACCGCCATTGTCGGCGACTACGCCCTTATTTATCAAGGCGTTACTCTCGGTGGTACAGGTAAAGAAAGCGGTAAACGTCACCCCACATTAGGCGAAAACGTCGTTGTTGGTGCAGGGGCAAAAGTTTTAGGAAATCTGCAAATAGGTAATAACGTCCGTATCGGTGCAGGTTCAGTAGTTTTAAGAGATGTTCCCTCTGATTGTACCGTTGTCGGCATTCCTGGACGTATTGTTTATCGTTCTGGAGTGAAAGTTTCACCATTGGAACACAACAACCTACCAGACTCCGAAGCTCAAGTAATTCGTAGTTTACTAGATCGTATTGAAACACTAGAAGAAAAAATAGAAACTCTGCAAAATCCTGTCAAAGTTCCGGTTTTAGTAGGTAAATACATTCAAGTAGATGAATTACCAAAAGAACACAATTTTTGTAATCTTCGAGATAAAACAATACAGGAATTTTTAGACGGTGCTGGAATTTAA
- a CDS encoding DUF3352 domain-containing protein, with protein MVTEKRENRLNVNNQRLSFRFIVAGVVAVLLAITGFYWFLFKSPVKLNTPISQPGAAIFVSNVAPAMVSLLVNPEGLQSLEKQRAISQIKNSLLAKTNIDFNDDIKPWLSNEITLAVTSEDIDRDPENGLKPGYLMALATDNPEKSREFVELLFSRRTLAGTNLEVEQYKGVKLLYDTPEIITSQKIQNPKSKIQKSQIQNSLAGAVVDDFVLLANDIKVVKEAINNIQAPNLNLSSDPEYQKAVKELPKNAVAVAFFKLPTLSKWQGLELAESTYKSQILSLVLKFPGLLAESTFLSRSKLNSLSTPLSKPVNALKYIPESAGLAIAGANLRNLPNSNLDKLWQQITATLYGSSQEAIARWIQPLIDVQKSWDINWKDDIFSWVSGEYALAILPNQEVNQEKNINFNWVFVVEKSPHLEQGINKLNEMAINNGLNVSSLNLNNQKISVWTELKANTEKASVTVDAKIRGAHTNLDNYEIFTSDLALMEKIINHQEKSLIENTNFQNSIANIPQPNQGYVYIDWGKSRNFLESQQPLLKFLELLGKPLFDNLRSLTVSSYSQEAETLKGGIFFQLEN; from the coding sequence ATGGTGACAGAAAAGCGAGAAAATAGGTTGAATGTGAATAATCAACGTTTATCTTTTAGGTTTATAGTAGCTGGTGTAGTTGCTGTATTACTTGCTATTACTGGCTTTTACTGGTTTTTATTCAAAAGTCCAGTAAAATTAAATACTCCCATATCTCAACCAGGGGCGGCTATATTTGTATCTAATGTAGCACCTGCGATGGTGTCTTTATTAGTCAATCCTGAAGGTTTGCAGTCACTTGAAAAACAAAGGGCAATTTCCCAAATCAAAAACAGCTTATTAGCAAAGACTAATATAGATTTCAATGATGATATCAAACCTTGGCTAAGTAATGAAATTACCTTAGCTGTCACCAGTGAAGATATTGATCGTGATCCAGAAAATGGGTTAAAACCAGGGTATTTAATGGCACTAGCTACAGATAACCCAGAAAAAAGCCGTGAGTTTGTTGAACTGTTATTTTCTCGACGAACTTTAGCAGGAACAAATTTAGAAGTAGAACAATATAAAGGTGTCAAATTACTTTATGATACCCCAGAAATAATAACATCCCAAAAAATCCAAAATCCAAAATCCAAAATCCAAAAATCTCAAATTCAAAATTCCTTAGCTGGTGCGGTTGTTGATGACTTTGTTTTGTTGGCTAATGATATCAAAGTTGTCAAAGAAGCAATTAATAATATTCAAGCACCTAACTTAAATTTAAGTAGTGATCCTGAATATCAAAAAGCTGTTAAAGAATTACCCAAAAATGCTGTAGCTGTAGCTTTTTTCAAATTACCTACATTATCAAAATGGCAAGGTTTAGAATTAGCAGAATCAACTTATAAGAGTCAAATTCTTTCTTTAGTTTTAAAATTTCCAGGTTTGCTGGCAGAAAGCACATTTTTAAGTCGTTCAAAACTCAATTCTCTATCTACACCATTATCTAAACCTGTGAATGCTTTAAAGTATATTCCAGAGTCAGCAGGTTTAGCAATTGCTGGTGCAAATTTAAGGAATTTACCCAATAGTAACTTAGATAAACTTTGGCAACAAATAACAGCAACTCTTTATGGTTCTTCCCAAGAAGCTATTGCTAGATGGATACAACCTTTAATAGATGTACAAAAAAGCTGGGATATAAACTGGAAAGACGATATTTTTAGTTGGGTAAGTGGAGAATATGCCTTAGCAATTTTACCAAATCAAGAGGTAAATCAAGAGAAAAATATAAATTTTAATTGGGTGTTTGTAGTAGAAAAATCACCACATTTAGAACAAGGAATCAACAAATTAAATGAGATGGCAATTAACAACGGTTTGAATGTTAGTTCGCTGAATCTAAATAATCAAAAAATTTCCGTTTGGACAGAGTTAAAAGCTAACACAGAAAAAGCATCTGTGACAGTTGATGCCAAAATTAGGGGAGCGCATACAAATCTAGATAATTATGAAATTTTTACCTCAGATTTGGCATTGATGGAAAAAATTATCAACCACCAAGAAAAATCATTAATTGAAAATACCAACTTTCAAAATAGTATTGCCAATATTCCCCAACCAAACCAAGGTTATGTGTATATTGACTGGGGAAAAAGCCGAAATTTTCTAGAAAGTCAACAACCCTTACTGAAATTTCTGGAATTGTTGGGAAAACCACTGTTTGACAATTTGCGATCGCTTACAGTCAGTAGTTACAGTCAGGAAGCAGAAACTCTCAAAGGTGGAATTTTCTTTCAATTGGAAAACTAA
- a CDS encoding DUF3598 family protein: protein MTSNWENFLKNIGEWRGSFTQISPQGEILKSTPSILNLEGIDNNQAVLFRLRRFDASGYDSFPIHDYQQEYRSLAKENIFFNTGAFSKGTLQLAPFTEFGAEYGFIDENRRSRLVQLYDKQGNFSNLTLIREFRTGTEAKERPPLTVEQLIGKWEGQAHTVYSDLRPSETNTSYLEIKEIDNGYLEHQLSFAGQNISSKAKIAGNKLIFEQERNIREILLLPDGISSNFPVKLELRKPLFVEAGWLVRDNERQRLIRTYNQTGEWVSSTHVIEIKNI, encoded by the coding sequence ATGACAAGCAACTGGGAAAACTTTCTTAAAAATATAGGCGAGTGGCGGGGTTCATTTACTCAAATATCCCCCCAGGGAGAAATATTAAAATCTACGCCTAGCATTTTAAACTTAGAAGGTATTGATAATAATCAAGCTGTACTGTTTAGATTACGTCGTTTTGATGCTAGTGGTTATGATAGTTTTCCCATTCACGATTATCAACAGGAATACCGTTCTTTAGCCAAAGAGAACATATTTTTTAACACAGGTGCATTTTCCAAAGGAACATTACAACTAGCACCGTTTACAGAATTTGGTGCAGAATATGGCTTTATAGATGAAAATAGGCGATCGCGTTTAGTGCAATTATATGACAAACAAGGAAACTTTAGTAATTTAACCTTAATTAGAGAATTTAGAACTGGTACAGAAGCCAAAGAAAGACCACCATTAACAGTAGAACAACTAATTGGTAAATGGGAAGGTCAAGCGCACACAGTATATTCAGACCTCAGACCCTCAGAAACAAATACCAGTTATTTAGAAATCAAAGAAATAGACAATGGATATTTAGAACATCAACTTTCATTTGCAGGTCAAAATATTAGTTCAAAAGCCAAGATAGCAGGTAATAAACTAATATTTGAACAAGAGAGAAATATCAGAGAAATCTTATTATTACCCGATGGAATTTCTAGTAATTTTCCCGTAAAACTAGAACTAAGAAAACCCCTTTTTGTAGAAGCAGGTTGGTTAGTGAGAGACAACGAAAGACAAAGATTAATTCGTACTTACAACCAAACAGGAGAATGGGTAAGTTCAACTCATGTGATTGAAATTAAAAATATTTAG
- a CDS encoding L,D-transpeptidase family protein produces the protein MNTESITKHLKQQRILLNMILFFVAGSVFYVLLLRIGLIFPVTAIPEVLCITNCQTDKKIHKPIIGNELLNYDQPIEKIITQPIDKNKISILIEKSQHRLTLYYNLAPIKSYPVVFGANPTGDKKREGDKKTPEGILRIQDLYPHPQWSKFMWLNYPNPQSWRKHFQAKINGELAWYLPIGGEVGIHGVPVGADEMIDAKNNWTLGCPSLKNQDVDELYKVVQKGTIVEILP, from the coding sequence ATGAATACAGAATCAATAACTAAACATCTCAAACAACAGAGAATCCTATTAAACATGATTTTGTTTTTTGTTGCTGGTTCTGTATTTTATGTTTTGTTGTTACGTATAGGTTTAATATTTCCAGTTACAGCAATTCCTGAAGTTTTATGTATTACCAATTGCCAAACAGATAAAAAAATACATAAACCCATAATTGGCAATGAATTATTAAATTATGATCAACCAATAGAAAAAATAATTACCCAACCTATTGACAAAAATAAGATATCTATTTTAATTGAAAAATCTCAACATAGACTAACATTATATTACAATCTTGCACCTATTAAATCCTATCCTGTGGTTTTTGGTGCTAACCCCACAGGAGATAAAAAAAGAGAAGGTGACAAAAAAACACCCGAAGGTATTTTACGAATTCAAGACCTTTATCCTCACCCGCAATGGTCAAAATTTATGTGGTTAAATTATCCTAATCCCCAATCTTGGAGAAAGCATTTTCAAGCTAAAATCAATGGTGAATTAGCTTGGTATCTTCCTATTGGTGGGGAAGTGGGTATTCATGGTGTACCTGTGGGTGCTGATGAAATGATTGATGCAAAAAATAACTGGACTTTAGGTTGTCCATCTTTAAAAAATCAAGATGTTGATGAATTATATAAAGTTGTTCAGAAAGGTACAATTGTGGAAATTTTACCTTAA
- a CDS encoding alpha/beta hydrolase — translation MTARSPPITHYQLPITNYQLPITNYQLPITNYQLPITHYPLPITNYQLPITDDQVTIK, via the coding sequence ATGACAGCAAGAAGTCCACCCATTACTCATTACCAATTACCAATTACCAATTACCAATTACCAATTACCAATTACCAATTACCAATTACCAATTACCAATTACCAATTACCCATTACCCATTACCCATTACCAATTACCAATTACCAATCACCGACGACCAAGTAACGATAAAATGA
- the hrcA gene encoding heat-inducible transcriptional repressor HrcA produces MQFHLTNRQQHILWATVRHYIATAEPVGSKALIEEFDLGVSSATIRNVMGVLEKSGLLYQPHTSAGRVPSDSGYRIYVDKLMKPSEALAKEVESTLQQRLHWDDWSLEALLQGAAQILATLSGCITLITMPQANTAQLRHLQLLQVEDGKVMLIVVTDSYETHSKVMDLFTRESANKPDPETIDRELQIVSNFLNSHLRGFTLLELAQLDWSELDQEFQRYGELLKSSLTELLRRAVAPSATQIMVRGVGEVLRQPEFAQVQQVQTIMHLLEEEQEQLWRLICEETEIEETGKPKVTVRIGTENPLEPIRTCSLISSSYRRGAVPVGSIGVLGPTRLDYENAIAVVAAAAEYLSEAFSQTA; encoded by the coding sequence ATGCAATTCCATCTGACAAATCGCCAACAACATATACTTTGGGCAACTGTACGCCATTATATCGCCACTGCTGAACCAGTTGGTTCTAAAGCCTTGATTGAGGAATTTGATCTTGGTGTCAGTTCCGCTACCATCCGCAATGTTATGGGTGTTTTGGAAAAGTCGGGGTTACTTTACCAACCACACACTTCTGCGGGGCGCGTACCTTCTGATTCTGGTTATCGTATATATGTTGATAAGTTGATGAAACCGTCGGAAGCTTTAGCTAAAGAGGTTGAATCTACTTTACAACAGCGTCTACATTGGGATGATTGGAGTTTAGAAGCTTTACTGCAAGGTGCAGCGCAAATTTTAGCAACATTAAGTGGCTGCATTACTTTAATTACCATGCCACAAGCTAACACAGCACAACTCAGACATTTACAACTTTTACAAGTTGAAGATGGGAAAGTTATGCTGATTGTGGTGACGGATAGTTATGAAACCCATTCCAAGGTAATGGATCTGTTTACAAGAGAGTCAGCAAATAAACCTGATCCAGAAACAATTGATCGAGAATTACAAATAGTTTCTAACTTTTTGAATAGTCATCTGCGGGGTTTTACGCTCTTGGAATTAGCCCAGCTTGACTGGAGTGAGTTAGATCAAGAGTTTCAACGTTATGGGGAATTGTTGAAAAGTTCCTTGACAGAATTACTCCGTCGTGCTGTTGCACCTTCAGCTACACAAATCATGGTGCGGGGTGTGGGTGAGGTGTTGCGTCAACCGGAGTTTGCCCAAGTGCAGCAGGTACAGACGATTATGCACTTATTGGAAGAAGAACAAGAACAGTTATGGCGGTTAATATGTGAAGAAACGGAAATAGAGGAAACGGGTAAACCCAAGGTGACGGTGCGGATAGGTACGGAAAACCCTTTAGAACCGATTAGAACCTGTTCTTTGATATCTTCTAGTTATCGTCGGGGTGCTGTACCGGTGGGAAGTATAGGTGTTTTGGGACCAACTCGGTTAGACTATGAAAATGCGATCGCTGTAGTAGCAGCAGCAGCAGAATATCTTTCAGAAGCTTTTAGTCAAACTGCGTAA
- a CDS encoding RNA recognition motif domain-containing protein → MTIYVGNLSYRATEADLRAVFADYGEVKRVVLPTDRETGRMRGFAFVDMNEDAEEDAAIRELDGAEWMGRQLRVNKAKPREDDRRGSWSKKEY, encoded by the coding sequence ATGACTATCTACGTTGGAAATCTCTCTTACCGCGCAACCGAAGCAGACTTAAGAGCCGTGTTTGCTGATTATGGCGAGGTCAAAAGAGTTGTTTTACCTACTGACCGCGAAACCGGAAGGATGCGCGGATTTGCTTTTGTTGACATGAACGAAGATGCAGAGGAAGATGCTGCTATCAGAGAATTGGACGGTGCAGAATGGATGGGTCGTCAACTAAGAGTGAATAAAGCAAAACCACGAGAGGATGATCGACGAGGTAGTTGGTCTAAAAAAGAATATTAA
- a CDS encoding Npun_F5749 family FMN-dependent PPOX-type flavoprotein, translating into MSLAPWRSLITRALHKNRSLVYSRYVQLATVRENGLPANRTVVFRGFWEDTNQLKFITDIRSAKAEQIPQQPAAEICWYFPNSREQFRISGNLILITFNSHPHLQPARIKMWQELSDAARLQFAWPDPGKERVRKAESFTPPAPNPLEPLETFCLLLLEPTEVDHLQLRGEPQNRTIYKVNENQEWYFEEVNP; encoded by the coding sequence ATGTCCCTAGCACCTTGGAGAAGTTTAATAACTCGCGCTTTACACAAAAACCGCAGTCTGGTTTATTCCCGTTATGTGCAACTTGCAACCGTGCGAGAAAATGGTTTACCTGCAAACCGCACTGTGGTATTTCGTGGTTTTTGGGAAGATACCAACCAGCTAAAATTTATTACTGATATTCGCAGCGCAAAAGCTGAACAAATACCCCAACAACCAGCAGCAGAAATATGTTGGTATTTTCCCAACTCTAGAGAACAATTTCGTATTTCTGGAAATTTGATTTTAATAACTTTTAATTCTCATCCCCATTTACAACCAGCGAGAATTAAAATGTGGCAAGAATTAAGTGATGCAGCACGTTTACAATTTGCTTGGCCTGATCCGGGTAAGGAAAGAGTAAGAAAAGCGGAATCATTTACACCACCAGCACCCAACCCTTTAGAACCCTTAGAAACCTTTTGTTTATTATTACTTGAACCTACAGAAGTAGACCATTTACAATTGCGGGGTGAACCACAAAATAGAACTATTTATAAAGTTAATGAAAATCAAGAATGGTATTTTGAAGAAGTTAATCCTTAA
- a CDS encoding pentapeptide repeat-containing protein, protein MDIQELLTRYARGERSFNGIALPSANLQGANLGGIDFGRADLRGANLTAASLSGANLSKANLRGATLENAHLSEVILCGADLTQAILTNAHLNESDLSGALLSGADLCDANLHQASITAANLQGANLSGAKMGGVRMWKADLQGANLTGADLSEANLCEVNLTRANLNATDMSEAFLTGAIMPDGSLHS, encoded by the coding sequence ATGGATATTCAAGAACTATTAACTAGGTATGCCAGAGGAGAAAGAAGCTTTAACGGTATTGCATTACCTTCCGCAAACCTACAAGGAGCTAACTTGGGTGGTATAGACTTTGGTAGAGCAGACCTCAGAGGTGCAAACCTCACCGCAGCATCTTTGAGTGGAGCAAATTTAAGTAAAGCAAATCTCAGAGGTGCAACACTAGAAAACGCACATTTATCGGAAGTGATTCTCTGTGGTGCTGATTTAACTCAAGCTATACTAACAAATGCCCATTTGAATGAATCAGACCTCAGTGGAGCTTTATTAAGTGGTGCAGATTTATGTGATGCTAATTTACATCAAGCATCAATCACAGCCGCCAACTTACAAGGTGCAAACTTAAGTGGTGCAAAAATGGGAGGTGTGCGGATGTGGAAAGCAGATTTACAAGGCGCAAATTTAACCGGTGCTGACTTAAGTGAAGCTAATCTGTGTGAGGTAAATTTGACTAGAGCTAATTTAAACGCCACAGATATGAGTGAAGCTTTTTTAACAGGTGCTATTATGCCCGATGGCAGTCTTCATAGTTAA
- a CDS encoding rhodanese-like domain-containing protein — MTGQSFTEIKVQELAERLANGDSGLQLIDVREPQEVAISQIDGFVNLPLSEYEQWNKDISTRFDAHAETLVLCHHGMRSAQMCQWLVSQGFTNVKNITGGIDAYSILVDPVIPRY, encoded by the coding sequence ATGACTGGTCAATCTTTTACTGAAATTAAGGTTCAAGAACTAGCGGAACGTTTAGCAAATGGTGATTCTGGTTTACAGTTAATAGATGTGCGTGAACCTCAAGAAGTGGCAATATCACAAATTGATGGTTTTGTCAACCTTCCTTTGAGTGAATATGAACAATGGAACAAAGACATTTCCACCCGTTTTGATGCCCATGCGGAAACTCTGGTATTATGTCATCACGGTATGCGTTCTGCTCAGATGTGTCAGTGGTTAGTTTCTCAAGGATTTACTAACGTTAAAAATATTACAGGTGGTATTGATGCCTATTCTATCCTAGTTGATCCTGTAATTCCAAGGTATTAG